Proteins encoded within one genomic window of Primulina eburnea isolate SZY01 unplaced genomic scaffold, ASM2296580v1 ctg813_ERROPOS5677299, whole genome shotgun sequence:
- the LOC140822414 gene encoding LOW QUALITY PROTEIN: GTP cyclohydrolase 1-like (The sequence of the model RefSeq protein was modified relative to this genomic sequence to represent the inferred CDS: deleted 1 base in 1 codon), with amino-acid sequence MGALDEDHYNVQLENRVNLGGCVELDVEEEIETVAVEDSVKVLLQGLGEDINREGLLKTPIRVAKAFREGTKGYKQKVRDIIDGSLFPEAGVENRIGHGGGAGGLIIVRDLDLFSYCQSCLLPFQVKCHIGYVASGQRVLGLSKLSRVAGVFAKRLQDPQRLAGDICGALQHGIQPTGVAVVLQCSHIHFPNFDSALFDPNHQNWEKMSVKSGSGVFGNEKAAIWTDFLGLLRFRDINDDGTHSASSKDKYWCPYQTFSKKLASDSTMLGAAASILRSLGENPLREELTETPSCYLKWLMNFKNSDLDLKLNGFVQSKRVTLTSDVDLSSNEEKHLLCSELNLSLWSLCEHHLLPFHGVVHIGYYGSSRVEPIGKSLLQSIVHFYGFKLQVQERLTRQIAEMVSSFLGEDVMVVVEASHTCMISRGIEKFGSNTATIAVLGRFSTDPTAREKFLQIIPDFTAS; translated from the exons ATGGGCGCTTTAGATGAGGATCATTATAATGTGCAACTGGAGAATAGAGTGAATCTTGGAGGCTGTGTTGAGCTGGATGTTGAGGAGGAGATTGAAACTGTGGCC GTTGAAGATTCTGTGAAGGTCCTGTTGCAGGGATTGGGTGAAGATATCAACCGTGAAGGTCTTTTAAAGACTCCTATTAGAGTGGCCAAGGCTTTTAGAGAAGGGACCAAAG GTTATAAGCAGAAAGTGAGAGATATTATTGATGGTAGTTTATTTCCGGAAGCTGGGGTAGAAAACAGAATTGGTCATGGTGGTGGAGCAGGTGGACTAATAATTGTTCGGGATCTTGATCTATTCTCGTATTGCCAGTCTTGCTTGCTTCCATTCCAGGTTAAGTGTCATATTGGCTATGTTGCATCTGGTCAGCGAGTTTTAGGCCTAAGCAAGCTCTCTCGAGTTGCTGGAGTTTTCGCCAAGCGGCTTCAAGATCCTCAACGACTGGCTGGTGACATTTGTGGAGCTTTGCAGCATGGTATCCAACCCACTGGAGTTGCTGTTGTCCTCCAGTGTTCACACATTCATTTCCCGAATTTTGACTCTGCCCTCTTTGATCCAAATCATCAAAACTGGGAGAAGATGTCAGTAAAGTCAGGATCAGGAGTTTTTGGCAATGAGAAGGCAGCTATCTGGACTGATTTCCTTGGTCTTCTGCGATTCCGGGACATAAATGATGATGGCACCCATTCGGCATCCTCAAAAGATAAGTATTGGTGTCCATATCAAACATTTTCCAAGAAGCTTGCATCAGATTCGACAATGCTTGGTGCTGCAGCTTCAATTCTTCGTTCCTTGGGTGAGAACCCATTGAGGGAAGAGCTTACAGAAACTCCATCTTGCTATTTAAAGTGGCTAATGAACTTTAAAAACTCAGATTTGGACCTGAAGCTGAATGGATTTGTTCAAAGTAAGAGAGTTACCTTAACTTCCGATGTGGATCTAAGTAGTAACGAAGAAAAACATCTCCTCTGTTCTGAGCTGAACCTGTCGTTGTGGTCATTATGTGAGCACCATTTGCTTCCCTTTCATGGTGTAGTGCATATAGGCTATTATGGTTCCAGCAGAGTCGAACCTATCGGAAAATCTCTTCTACAGTCAATAGTTCATTTTTACGGTTTCAAGCTCCAAGTTCAAGAAAGGTTGACCAGGCAGATAGCTGAGATGGTTTCCTCGTTTTTAGGTGAAGATGTAATGGTGGTTGTTGAGGCTAGTCACACTTGTATGATTTCTCGAGGGATCGAAAAGTTTGGGAGCAATACCGCTACAATTGCTGTCTTGGGTCGATTTTCCACTGATCCCACGGCAAGGGAAAAGTTTTTGCAGATTATTCCCGACTTCACTGCTTCTTGA
- the LOC140822417 gene encoding cyclin-C1-2-like isoform X2, whose product MRRVYVRRSMAEYDPRLVAPTCLYLASKAEESTVQARLLVFYIKKLYTDEKYRYEIKEILEMEMKILEALNYYLIVFHPYRALSQYLQDAGMNDATQLTWGLVNDTYKMDLILIHPPHTIALACIYIASVQKDKENTAWFEELQVDMNVVKNIAMEILDFYDSHKLITDDRVNAAMNKLASK is encoded by the exons GAGAAGTATGGCTGAATATGATCCTCGTTTGGTTGCTCCGACATGTTTGTACTTGGCATCAAAAGCTGAAGAAAGTACAGTGCAGGCCAGACTACTTGTATTTTACATCAAGAAATTAT ATACCGATGAGAAGTATCGGTATGAAATAAAAGAGATTCTGGAAATGGAAATGAAAATTCTGGAAGCCCTCAATTATTACTTAATTGTTTTCCATCCTTATCGGGCACTGTCTCA ATATCTTCAGGATGCTGGCATGAATGATGCCACCCAATTAACTTG GGGCCTTGTTAATGACACTTATAAGATGGATTTGATTCTTATACATCCTCCTCATACTATTGCATTAGCCTGCATATACATTGCGAGTGTCCAAAAGGATAAAGAAAACACAGCCTGGTTTGAAGAGCTTCAGGTTGATATGAATGTG GTGAAAAACATTGCGATGGAGATATTAGATTTCTACGATAGCCACAAACTGATCACAGATGACAGAGTCAATGCGGCCATGAACAAGCTAGCCTCCAAATAA